In Geobacter anodireducens, a genomic segment contains:
- a CDS encoding DNA-binding protein has translation MVAQRKIAMTEERGEEGPALHINSFGGLSISYQVTPISIVWESQKARILFCYLLISYDQWLHRDKLIEMIWPGCDLSSGAKNFKTTLSRLRKSFSGPRTVNPVLSLGEAIRLDYSVFSLDSSQFKYHASSGIKMLARGEISLARKYLETAQDLYRGPFLPEEPFDPYISAERNELEKLHTSVLSSLEKVYQIEGNQDAVEAITLLRNVAGMAHQS, from the coding sequence ATGGTTGCACAGAGAAAAATAGCGATGACAGAGGAGAGGGGAGAAGAGGGGCCTGCTCTACACATCAATTCGTTTGGTGGCCTTTCCATTTCCTATCAGGTGACTCCCATAAGCATCGTTTGGGAAAGCCAGAAGGCCAGGATTCTTTTCTGTTATCTCCTTATTTCCTACGATCAGTGGCTGCACAGGGACAAACTCATTGAAATGATCTGGCCCGGCTGTGATCTTTCCTCCGGCGCAAAAAATTTCAAGACTACCCTCAGCAGGCTGCGCAAGTCATTTTCCGGCCCTCGCACCGTAAATCCCGTCTTAAGCCTGGGAGAAGCCATCAGGCTCGATTATTCCGTTTTTTCTCTTGATTCCAGCCAGTTTAAATATCATGCCTCTTCTGGCATAAAAATGCTGGCCCGGGGTGAGATCTCGCTGGCAAGGAAGTATCTGGAAACTGCTCAGGACCTTTACCGTGGGCCCTTTTTACCCGAAGAACCATTTGATCCCTATATTTCCGCGGAGCGCAACGAACTGGAGAAACTGCACACGTCCGTGCTGTCATCACTTGAGAAGGTATACCAAATTGAAGGCAATCAGGATGCTGTTGAGGCTATAACTCTCCTTAGGAATGTTGCGGGGATGGCTCACCAGTCCTGA